In the Fusarium falciforme chromosome 6, complete sequence genome, CGCCACTGCGCGAGACGTAAGTAGATGTCCTCCTCCCGTTGACCTTGCGACTTGTTTCTGTCGCTCGCCGTTTTTTCCTCTTCACCGAGCGAGACCGGCCCGGTCGTCACCGGAGCCTCATGAGGTCTTCTTACGACCTCATGAGCTTCGCAATGGCCAAAGACCAGGCAATCTCTTCACTCACAAAACCTTCTCGTGCTGACCCTCTTCTAGCTCTCCAAGGTCACCGTCCTCGGTGCTGCCGGCGGTATCGGCCagcctctctccctcctcctcaagctcaacccCCGTGTCACTGAGCTCGCTCTCTACGACATCCGTGGCGGACCCGGTACGTAACGACACCCTCATTGCACAATCTTCCGATTGCTGCCCGCAGCAATTGCAATCATCATGCTTCGGCTGAGCGACGCCCGCACGCACTGGCCATCTCGCACCTCGCTCATCCGAGGCCCCAGACGACCCATCATGCCACCTCATCCCGATCTAGATCAACCTCAGCTAACAGCCTTGTTCCCCGCAGGTGTCGCCGCTGACATCTCCCACGTCAACACCAAGTCCACCGTCAAGGGCTATGAGCCCAGCCCCGCTGGCCTCGCTGATGCCCTCAAGGGCGCCGAGGTCGTCCTGATCCCCGCTGGTGTCCCCCGCAAGCCCGGCATGACCCGTGACGatctcttcaacaccaacgccTCCATCGTCCGTGACCTCGCCAAGGCCGCCGCCGAGTCCgcccccaaggccaagctcctcatcatctccaaccccGTCAACTCCACCGTCCCCATCTGCGCCGAGGTCTTCAAGTCCAAGGGCGTCTACAACCCCAAGACCCTCTTCGGTGTCACCACCCTCGACGTTGTCCGTGCCTCGCGCTTCGTCTCCGAGATCAAGGGCACTGACCCCAAGGACGAGAACATCACCGTTGTCGGTGGCCACTCCGGTGTCACCATCgtccctctcttctcccagAGCAACCACCCCGACCTGAGCTCCAACGCTGAGCTCGTCAAGCGTGTCCAGTTCGGTGGTGACGAGGTCGTCAAGGCTAAGGACGGTGCTGGCTCTGCCACTCTCTCCATGGCTTATGCTGGTGCCCGCATGGCTGACTCCGTCCTCCGCGCCGTTCAGGGCGAGAAGGGTGTCATTGAGCCCGCCTTTGTCGAGTCTCCTCTCTACAAGGACCAGGGTATTGAGTTCTTCAGCTCCCGCGTCGAGCTCGGCCCCGAGGGTGTCGAGAAGATCCACCCCATCGGCAAGGTCGATgccaacgaggagaagctcgtcgAGGCCTGCCTGGGTGACCTCAAGAAGAACATTGAGAAGGGTGTTGCCTTCGTTGCCTCCAACCCCGGCAACTAAATTCGCTCCCAACTTTCTAGTTGACGGAGAATGACCTGGCGTAAGACATTGGGATACGTGGTGAAAATGGGAAAAAATTAAGGACGAGGGCAATTTGTCTGTCACTGTGTGTACGGATGCCGTTCGTGTAAGGATTGGGAAAAAAGGAAAACGGGGGTGTATGAGCGATTGATATACCCAtcatctttttcttcccGCTGTTCTACCACTGCCATAGACTTGGAGATCTGGTCTCTGTCTGTACCATAGCAATGAATGAAAAAATACCCAATATCTGAGTGCCGGTGATGATTTTTCTGCTGTCAAGTCCTGACGGGTCACCTTGGCGTTGCTTCCACTAAACATGGATCATGACACCTACGTTGACGGAATCATGAGTGTTGCCCTCAGCCTATCAGGTAGCTGCgaagaattagctaaatattggGAATGCTTGAGCAGGCGATTGGAACAGgtagttataaaaaaaaaaaaagattggCTATGTTTCATGATCAAGTCTATCACAACTCCATCAATATTATACAACACACCCCCACCACCCATCCTCCATCTGCACCTCTCATCGTCCTCCGTCTAGTTAGTGTATGTCGACTCATGTCTAAACCCTCACAAATCTAAACCATCAAACCCTCATCATACCATGGAATACCCATTACTATGTAACACGGCGTCCACTTAAGCCCTGGCCGCTCTCCACTCCTCAATCTTTCTCCTCCGCTCCTCAACCTTCCTCTCAAACTCGGCCACCTTctccatcctcttcttctcctcttcctcctccttcttcttctgagcGGCAGCCCGTCGAACCGCCTCTCGGGCGAGCTGGTCGGGTCTTCGCTCAGCAATATCTCTGGGTCGGTAGTCGCTGAAGAACTTCTTCAGGCCGACCTCAATGATCCAGCAAGCCGCATAGTCGATGACCATGACGGCCGTCATGTTGGTCTTGAACTCTTCCGAGAAGGGAACAAGCTTCATGCCCGAGTTGATGTCGGGGAAGAGCTCGAGAGCGCAGGCAAAGGCCAGGCCAGAGACACCGACGATACCGTAGAACATGCCCTTGTTCTCCGAGAGGGACTCACGGAAGGGACGGCCCTGGTAGTTGATGGCAAATGTCGAGATCTGCTGGATAAGCTGGAGAAGATAGACAGCTGAGTTGaggagagaaggagagaactcggcctcgaggtcgATGTCATCAGAGCGACTATTAAATGTTAGCTTGAGAAGCCAAAATAGATGAACGTTGGCAACTTACGGGTCAAGTCTATCGCACAGACGTGCAATGTAGATGAGGGTGACAATGTGGACGGCAAACTGTCCCAAGATGGAGCCGATGATGTAAACGTTGAAGATGTTGGGTTGAGGACGTTCCTTGCTCAGACCCTCAACAACACGGGCGCGAGAGATGCTTAGGAAGCAGACAGACATGAGCATACCACTGATGGTGTACTGAGTGTCGCCAAACTTGATACCCTCGAGGTACAGGACGGACAGGGAGTAGGCGGTGATAAGACAGTTGAGGGCGAGAATCTTGTACATCTGAATGGTGGCAACGAGAGTGCAACGACCCTGTCGGATAATGTTGGGCACGGCAATGACGTTTCGCAGCTTCGAGGTGAAAGGGGCAGCAACAGAGGCGTCACCGAGCTTTAGAGTAGGtggctcatcatctccaaggtcAGCCTCCATCATACCAGACGCAAGCTTGTCGGCGAATCCAGCGGCCTTGTTGTTGATCTCGGCTTGACGAGCGGCACGAGGGTCCGAGTTGATGAGCTGCTGGGCACCGGGAGAGGTGATGGTCTCGAGAGCATGGCCCTGGGACTTGGCGTACTCCTCGGGAGTCacgttcttcttcttggcctcgcgtTCGATGGCCTTCTGGAACTGAGGGTTGGTGGGACCAGGAGGGTACAGGTGGGCAATCAGGGCGGGAACAGGGGGAGGGGGCTGGTTGAAGCGGGCCATCAGCTCGATCTGCTTTTGGTacatctccttcatcttgctGTTGCGAGCGTGCTCGGCAATGCGGGTAAGATCCTCGGGGGTTCCGTTCAAGAGGGCAATACCAATGTGAGCCTGCTTCAAGGCACCGACGTCGTTGGTGCCGTCACCAGCCATCAGAGTGTAGTAACCCATATCCTTGAGACCGAGAAGAATGTCCTCCTTCTGCTTGGGGGAAACACGAGCGTAGACCCAGGTGTGTCGGAGGAGAGAGTTCCAGGCAGCCTggtccttgaacttggcgaGGGCGTAACCAGTAACACAGATATCCTTGGTGCGGAGAATCTCGGGGTCAAGGGGCTTGGAGGGATCAACCTTGATGCTGACCTTGTCATCGACGCTCTTCCACACAAGCTTCTCGCCGCCAGCGTTGTCCTCGGGGGCATCAAGGATGAGAACCTCACGGTCAACGATCTCGACCTCTCGAGCGACGTGAACAGCGGTAAGAGGGTTGTCTCCGGTAATCATGACCACACGGTGGCTGCTCTCGTTCAACATCTGAACAGCTTCCTTGGCATCATCCTTGAGGGGGCAGTGGAGCACGAGGAAGCCGGCAAAAGTCAAGTCACACTCAACCTTCTCTCGCTTCAGTTCATTGATCCTAGCAGAGCCCAGTTCGGAGTCATAGGTAAGCTGCTTGTAGGCGAGGGCCAGAACACGGGAGCCCTTGCGAGTAAAGTACTTGTAGGTCTCCTCGTAGTCGTGGGGAACAGTGGTAAGCATCTTTTGGATAGTCTCAGGCGCACCCTTGACACCGGCGAAGGTGCCCCTAATCTTGTGACCATTCTTGATATCGTTGCCGTGAACCATGGCGACCGAACTCTGACGCTTGAGGGCCGAAGAGAACTGGAATCGACGTTTGATCTGAACGGTACCGTGGGTCGTGCCAGCTTTGTTTGTGCTCATGAGGGTGTCATTTCGGCCAAGAGTCCAGCCGAGAGAAGTAAGGGTAGCCTTCTCCATGGGGTCACCAACAATTTCTCCCTCGTCAAGCTTAACCAGGGCGTGGGCAGTGGCAAGAACGAGCTTGGTCTCCAGGCTGGCCTCGGTGACAGCAGTCATGGTGGAGTGGGCGCCATCAGCCTCCTTGGTGTCCTTGATCTCATCGTGCCCAAGAGCAAGACCGGCAATACCCTCAACAACGAGGTCCTCACCAGTCAGAGTACCAGTCTTGTCGAAGCAGGCCACGTCGACGCGGCCAGCAAAGGGAATACGGAAAGGCTCAGTACAGAAGATGGCAAGCTTGGCGAGAGCGGCCAAACTGGTGTTGACGGCAAGACTAAGCTCCATGGGAAGCTCAGGAGGAACGACACTGGTGACAATCAAGACGCAGTCCAGCATGAGCTTGGAGCGCTTGCGATCCTTGCGGACACCCTCATCCCAGACATACCAGGCGGCGGCAAtggcgaagatgaggaggaacagAATGAAGAAGAGAGCCTCGGCGTTGTTGGCAGAGACTCGCTCGGTGGAGTAGATCATGGTTCGCACCAGGTTACCCTGGGAAGTCTCAAAACCGGTCTTCATCACAATAGCCATGGCGCCGTTGtcaggaggagggggaacACCGGAAGAGagcttgggcttctcctgATCGGGGTTTCCGTGAGTAACCTGGAGGACCTTGGTGCCTCCCCAGAGGAAAGCGTTCTTGTCGAGACCCTCGGTGTCCAGGGAGACATCAGATGGGCGAAGCTGGATCGAGTCCTTGAGGAGAGGAGTACTCTCACCAGAGAGCATAGCCTCGTTGACAATGGCGGTTCCCTCAACCAGAAGCATGTCGCAGGCGACACCGCTGTCCTCCTTGGTTCGGCCAACAGAAACAAGATCGccgggaagaagatggtcaCTCTGGATCTCAGTCCACTTGCCAAGTCGGAACACCCACATATCGTAGGGCTTGATGCTCATGCCGCGGAATTCGTTAAGGGTACGCTGGCGCTGCCAGACAACAGTGCTCTCGAA is a window encoding:
- a CDS encoding Malate dehydrogenase, which codes for MFAASRIQRRAFSATARDLSKVTVLGAAGGIGQPLSLLLKLNPRVTELALYDIRGGPAIAIIMLRLSDARTHWPSRTSLIRGPRRPIMPPHPDLDQPQLTALFPAGVAADISHVNTKSTVKGYEPSPAGLADALKGAEVVLIPAGVPRKPGMTRDDLFNTNASIVRDLAKAAAESAPKAKLLIISNPVNSTVPICAEVFKSKGVYNPKTLFGVTTLDVVRASRFVSEIKGTDPKDENITVVGGHSGVTIVPLFSQSNHPDLSSNAELVKRVQFGGDEVVKAKDGAGSATLSMAYAGARMADSVLRAVQGEKGVIEPAFVESPLYKDQGIEFFSSRVELGPEGVEKIHPIGKVDANEEKLVEACLGDLKKNIEKGVAFVASNPGN